A genomic window from Salvelinus namaycush isolate Seneca chromosome 5, SaNama_1.0, whole genome shotgun sequence includes:
- the LOC120047608 gene encoding uncharacterized protein LOC120047608, translating to MTSVTEWLVQNRGKIEKGVEIMGQASAVLAATVGQLHPVLEAVFVASSEILSNPEGQDARYLTEQFSMVNQKLEGIQAEIEQIALELQRTSLNKQNFDREAQMLSQYEKFQDFVNAKPKFKEKKMEKFLSHYENTDTDLNLDALYNAVTGDNTSGDPMLETVVSTEQRSRRAVEDFCARLKKLFVVGIIAVMGYASLKEGVVGDEMVKKWQERMEDVENRMKAAVDDCTENFADQAKLDMENQLQEKPGSVDLDFTKSLLDTLIKKYDWVSWSIRVFNDKERIFFFNWLAGKKYHGSEGGANYFDVLTKNNIKVVISFSVQPKPINKGQIQQEIEGQKLKGNMMDVAQVLSRSLPNCLVHAVSHYKEVVETNNFQEDSYYYGKHKKAYLCIHPE from the coding sequence ATGACCAGTGTGACAGAATGGCTCGTGCAGAACAGGGGCAAGATCGAGAAGGGGGTGGAGATCATGGGACAGGCCTCCGCAGTCCTGGCAGCCACTGTGGGTCAGCTCCATCCCGTCCTGGAGGCCGTGTTTGTAGCCTCCTCTGAGATCCTCAGCAACCCGGAAGGGCAGGATGCCCGTTACCTGACTGAGCAGTTCAGCATGGTCAACCAAAAACTGGAAGGCATCCAGGCTGAGATCGAACAAATCGCCCTGGAGCTGCAGAGAACCTCCTTGAATAAGCAGAACTTTGACCGTGAGGCACAAATGCTCAGCCAGTACGAAAAGTTCCAGGACTTTGTCAACGCCAAGCCCAAGTTCAAAGAGAAGAAGATGGAGAAGTTCCTCAGCCATTATGAGAACACGGACACGGACTTGAACCTGGACGCGCTCTATAATGCCGTTACCGGGGACAATACCTCAGGTGACCCCATGCTGGAGACAGTGGTTTCCACAGAACAAAGGAGTAGAAGGGCGGTAGAAGATTTCTGCGCCAGGCTTAAGAAGCTCTTTGTGGTGGGCATCATTGCTGTCATGGGTTACGCCAGCCTCAAGGAAGGGGTTGTGGGGGATGAGATGGTGAAGAAGTGGCAGGAGCGTATGGAAGATGTTGAGAACCGCATGAAAGCAGCGGTGGATGATTGCACTGAAAACTTCGCTGATCAAGCCAAATTGGACATGGAAAACCAGCTTCAGGAGAAACCTGGCAGTGTTGACCTTGACTTCACCAAATCCCTATTGGACACACTTATTAAGAAATATGACTGGGTTAGCTGGTCTATCAGGGTCTTCAATGACAAGGAGCGCATTTTCTTTTTCAACTGGCTAGCTGGAAAGAAATACCATGGCAGTGAGGGAGGAGCTAATTACTTTGATGTGTTGACCAAGAACAACATCAAAGTGGTGATCTCTTTCAGTGTTCAGCCTAAGCCTATCAACAAGGGTCAGATTCAGCAAGAAATTGAGGGGCAGAAACTGAAGGGGAACATGATGGATGTGGCTCAGGTCCTCAGCAGAAGTCTCCCCAACTGCTTGGTGCATGCTGTCAGCCACTATAAGGAAGTGGTGGAGACCAACAACTTCCAAGAGGATTCTTACTACTATGGAAAACACAAAAAAGCATACTTATGCATTCATCCTGAGTAG
- the LOC120047609 gene encoding protein rapunzel-like: MASQLQKIVSEKKNMVETVMEVFEQGAEVVASIAGDFFPIFAIAAPIVKLALDNVESKEAVFMKEQFQKVRERLEVISEEMQRINEEIKKSGTDAAYFSVEENISNQFRKYMDILNAKPKFREVKKKLFMEHFVKTGGDKNLHTLYSAVTGDNFSGESVLEITLNYEEKSRRAMEDFCARLKNLFCIGLIALMGYTALKDCDDEEKLLQDWGEKMKEVQVKMNAVIEDCITSFSKQAELDSRRLVRDHSDLNNQQLADAILEKMKKKYDWVCWSVRIFSSPSGLFSNKKDIQCPTGKNRFQVPATDEKLNVMVSYSASPEPLNKAHIQQLIQSQKKLTVVGTAELLFKQLPGACAVHTVKTCKDLACAWSFAEELHYWEQHKNFYVCVHCN, from the coding sequence ATGGCCAGCCAGCTACAGAAGATTGTATCAGAGAAGAAGAACATGGTAGAGACTGTAATGGAAGTGTTTGAACAGGGAGCTGAGGTGGTGGCCAGTATCGCAGGTGACTTCTTCCCTATTTTCGCCATCGCTGCTCCCATCGTGAAATTGGCCCTGGACAATGTGGAGAGTAAGGAAGCTGTGTTCATGAAGGAGCAGTTCCAGAAGGTTCGTGAACGCCTGGAGGTGATTTCAGAGGAGATGCAGCGGATTAACGAGGAAATCAAGAAGAGCGGCACGGACGCTGCCTACTTTTCTGTAGAGGAGAACATATCTAACCAGTTCCGCAAGTACATGGACATCCTCAATGCCAAACCCAAGTTTCGTGAGGTCAAAAAGAAGCTTTTCATGGAGCATTTTGTCAAAACAGGTGGCGACAAAAACCTACATACCCTCTACAGTGCCGTGACAGGAGACAACTTCTCTGGAGAGTCAGTGTTGGAGATTACTCTTAACTATGAGGAGAAAAGTCGACGCGCCATGGAAGACTTCTGTGCCAGGTTGAAGAACCTCTTTTGCATAGGCCTCATCGCTCTGATGGGTTACACCGCACTGAAGGACTGCGATGACGAAGAGAAGCTTCTTCAAGACTGGGGTGAAAAGATGAAGGAGGTACAGGTGAAAATGAATGCTGTCATCGAGGACTGCATCACCAGCTTCTCCAAGCAGGCTGAACTGGATTCCCGGAGGTTGGTTAGGGACCATTCTGACCTGAACAACCAGCAGCTGGCTGACGCCATTTTGGAGAAGATGAAAAAAAAGTATGACTGGGTGTGCTGGTCTGTCCGTATATTCAGCTCCCCTTCGGGTTTGTTCTCGAACAAAAAAGACATCCAGTGCCCCACAGGAAAAAATCGCTTTCAGGTGCCAGCGACAGACGAGAAGCTGAACGTCATGGTGTCCTACAGTGCCTCGCCCGAGCCTCTGAACAAGGCCCACATCCAGCAGCTGATCCAGAGTCAGAAGAAACTCACCGTAGTGGGTACAGCTGAGCTCCTGTTTAAGCAGTTGCCAGGTGCATGTGCAGTCCACACGGTAAAGACTTGCAAAGACCTGGCTTGTGCCTGGAGCTTTGCCGAAGAGCTACACTACTGGGAGCAGCACAAGAACTTCTATGTTTGCGTTCACTGCAATTGA